Proteins from one Halovivax limisalsi genomic window:
- a CDS encoding YbjQ family protein, which produces MDVVTTETIPDEEIDEALGIARGNTVKARNVGRDITQSIRNITGGELKAYSELLTDARDEAIARMTDDAEKMGADAIVNVRIETSEIAGGSSEVIAYGTAVTLR; this is translated from the coding sequence ATGGACGTCGTTACCACCGAGACGATTCCGGACGAAGAGATCGACGAGGCGCTCGGCATCGCTCGTGGCAACACGGTCAAGGCGCGCAACGTCGGGCGCGACATCACCCAGAGCATCCGCAACATCACCGGCGGCGAACTCAAAGCCTACTCCGAACTCCTGACCGACGCCCGCGACGAGGCGATCGCCCGGATGACCGACGACGCCGAGAAAATGGGCGCCGACGCGATCGTCAACGTTCGCATCGAGACCTCGGAGATCGCCGGCGGGAGCTCGGAGGTCATCGCGTACGGCACGGCCGTCACCCTGCGGTGA
- a CDS encoding helix-turn-helix domain-containing protein, which produces MSVTIEFTIPASEFAFADAFETAPDLVLEVDRLASHSREWVMPFVWVSGLESAAVESTLGSDSAVADLDLIDGEEDVSYVAVVWSETVTRFVDAIIDGQGLIQEARAADAIWYFTLKFVERSALADFQTHFEEWGYSYTMRRVTNASVPIDREYGLTTNQRETLLTALELGYFAVPREAQIDDLAGALGVSTNAVSERLRRATAALTTNTIAITTPSDAE; this is translated from the coding sequence ATGAGCGTGACGATCGAGTTTACGATACCGGCGAGCGAGTTCGCGTTCGCGGACGCGTTCGAGACCGCACCCGACCTCGTCCTCGAGGTCGATCGCCTGGCGAGTCACAGCCGCGAGTGGGTGATGCCGTTCGTCTGGGTCAGCGGGCTCGAATCCGCGGCGGTCGAGTCGACCCTGGGGAGCGATTCCGCCGTCGCCGACCTCGACCTGATCGACGGGGAGGAGGACGTTAGTTACGTCGCGGTGGTCTGGAGCGAGACCGTCACGCGATTCGTCGACGCGATCATCGACGGACAGGGGTTGATCCAGGAGGCCCGAGCGGCCGACGCGATCTGGTACTTCACGCTGAAGTTCGTCGAGCGATCCGCCCTCGCCGACTTCCAGACGCACTTCGAGGAGTGGGGCTACTCGTACACGATGCGACGGGTTACGAACGCGTCCGTCCCGATCGACCGCGAGTACGGGCTGACGACGAACCAGCGCGAAACCCTCCTGACGGCCCTCGAACTGGGTTACTTCGCCGTTCCGCGGGAGGCCCAGATCGACGACCTCGCGGGCGCGCTCGGCGTCTCGACGAACGCGGTCTCCGAGCGCCTGCGTCGCGCGACCGCGGCGCTGACGACGAACACGATCGCGATCACGACCCCGTCGGATGCGGAGTAA
- a CDS encoding helix-turn-helix domain-containing protein produces the protein MSVIATVSVPAESFALAGLFAAHPTASIEVERLASHSREWVMPAVWLVAPDPVAAAETMRADPAVESVSLIDVADETAYATIHWGERVTAFVDAIIDRHGVLKTASATAAAWELTLKFTAREALADFQAYADDHDLDVELRRLSEASAALDRVYGLTPAQREVLETALELGYFDVPREAQIDDLAAALDISTNSVSERLRRATKALTSNTIATAGIDRGST, from the coding sequence ATGAGCGTAATCGCCACGGTATCGGTCCCGGCGGAGTCGTTCGCGCTCGCGGGACTGTTCGCTGCGCATCCGACCGCGTCGATCGAGGTCGAGCGCCTGGCGAGTCACAGTCGCGAGTGGGTGATGCCGGCCGTCTGGCTGGTGGCGCCTGATCCCGTCGCGGCCGCCGAGACGATGCGGGCCGACCCAGCAGTCGAGTCGGTTTCGCTGATCGACGTCGCCGACGAGACCGCCTACGCGACGATTCACTGGGGCGAGCGGGTGACGGCCTTCGTCGACGCGATCATCGATCGCCACGGCGTGCTCAAAACGGCGAGCGCGACGGCGGCCGCCTGGGAACTGACCCTCAAATTCACCGCGCGAGAGGCCCTGGCCGACTTCCAGGCCTACGCCGACGACCACGATCTCGACGTCGAACTCCGCCGCCTCTCCGAGGCATCGGCCGCTCTCGACCGGGTGTACGGGTTGACGCCGGCCCAGCGCGAAGTCCTCGAAACCGCGCTCGAACTGGGCTACTTCGACGTCCCGCGGGAGGCCCAGATCGACGACCTCGCCGCGGCGCTTGACATCTCGACCAACTCCGTCTCCGAGCGACTGCGCAGAGCGACGAAGGCGCTGACGAGTAACACGATCGCCACCGCCGGCATCGATCGCGGCTCGACGTGA
- a CDS encoding DUF7344 domain-containing protein, with product MTDHDTGHPRTPSRSDGDARADGTAAEPSSVRTTDLFEVLAHPDRRVVLSALCATGDDLRVEPLAAELVRRDDAVSPASFDGSLAGDADTPPSEATVSAGALRSATVSLVHNHLPRLAAAGLVRFDRDRERVRPTAAFRRMQSALETLLETGASVERQTVRTVDSR from the coding sequence ATGACCGATCACGATACCGGCCACCCCCGGACCCCCAGTCGGTCGGACGGCGACGCTCGCGCGGACGGGACGGCCGCCGAACCGTCCTCGGTCCGCACCACCGACCTGTTCGAGGTACTCGCCCACCCCGACCGTCGCGTCGTCCTGTCGGCGCTCTGTGCGACGGGCGACGACCTCAGGGTCGAGCCGCTCGCGGCCGAACTCGTTCGCCGGGACGACGCGGTTTCACCGGCGTCGTTCGACGGGTCGCTCGCCGGCGACGCCGATACGCCACCGTCGGAAGCGACCGTTTCGGCGGGTGCACTTCGGTCAGCGACCGTCTCGCTCGTTCACAATCACCTTCCGCGCCTCGCCGCCGCGGGACTGGTGCGGTTCGACCGCGATCGGGAGCGAGTCCGGCCGACGGCCGCGTTCCGACGGATGCAATCGGCCCTCGAAACGCTGCTCGAAACCGGCGCGTCCGTCGAGCGCCAGACCGTTCGGACGGTCGACTCCCGGTAG
- a CDS encoding M48 family metallopeptidase — protein sequence MTDFGLKIRMVVVGAILFGFYLLAATFISAMTGIGLLPVLLAGVLIVPPIQYKLGKWMATRGAEDMPENRKYQHVHRMTESLARDMGVPEPRLMRQQMGVPNAFAVGRKGAGVVVVSDELMAILDDDELEGVIAHELAHIKNRDVITMVVGQSIGMMVGYVAYFAVLFGGERNMGSWILAMVASQIANLLVMIFVMAISRYREYAADEDARQVIGSGDPLARALEKISAGAEGREQQTNDTVAALCIFNADRSLLQSIFSTHPPTEKRIAKLRS from the coding sequence ATGACAGACTTCGGCCTGAAGATTCGAATGGTGGTCGTCGGCGCGATCCTGTTCGGATTCTACCTCCTGGCCGCCACGTTCATCTCGGCGATGACGGGCATCGGACTGCTGCCGGTCCTGCTCGCCGGCGTCTTGATCGTCCCGCCGATCCAGTACAAACTCGGCAAGTGGATGGCGACCAGGGGCGCAGAGGACATGCCGGAGAACCGCAAGTACCAGCACGTCCACCGCATGACGGAGTCGCTGGCACGCGACATGGGCGTCCCGGAGCCCCGGCTCATGCGCCAGCAGATGGGCGTCCCCAACGCCTTCGCCGTCGGGCGCAAGGGCGCGGGCGTCGTGGTCGTCTCGGACGAACTCATGGCGATCCTGGACGACGACGAGCTCGAGGGCGTGATCGCGCACGAACTCGCCCACATCAAAAACCGCGACGTCATCACCATGGTCGTCGGCCAGTCGATCGGGATGATGGTCGGCTACGTCGCCTACTTCGCCGTCCTCTTCGGCGGCGAGCGAAACATGGGCTCCTGGATCCTCGCGATGGTCGCCTCCCAGATCGCGAACCTGCTGGTGATGATCTTCGTCATGGCCATCTCCCGGTACCGCGAGTACGCCGCCGACGAAGACGCCCGCCAGGTGATCGGCAGCGGCGACCCGCTGGCCCGTGCGCTCGAGAAGATCTCCGCCGGCGCCGAGGGTCGCGAACAGCAGACCAACGACACGGTCGCCGCGCTGTGTATCTTCAACGCCGATCGCAGCCTGCTGCAGTCGATCTTCTCGACGCACCCACCGACCGAAAAGCGCATCGCGAAGCTCCGAAGCTGA
- a CDS encoding NYN domain-containing protein produces MTVSHPGQRVAVLVDAQNLYHTAQSLHSRNIDYAALLEAAVADRQLTRAIAYVIRADSPEEESFFEALVDIGFETRIKDIKRFPDGSKKADWDVGMSLDAVTLANHVDTMVLCTGDGDFSRLCSHLRHEGVRPEVMAFESSTAEELVDAADSFLDLETDSDRFLL; encoded by the coding sequence ATGACGGTCTCGCACCCCGGCCAGCGGGTCGCCGTGCTGGTCGACGCGCAGAATCTCTATCACACCGCCCAGAGTCTCCACAGTCGCAACATCGATTACGCCGCACTGCTCGAAGCCGCCGTCGCCGACCGACAGCTCACGCGCGCGATCGCTTACGTCATCCGGGCGGACTCACCGGAAGAGGAGAGCTTCTTCGAGGCCCTCGTCGACATCGGGTTCGAGACGCGGATCAAGGACATCAAGCGGTTTCCCGACGGCTCGAAGAAGGCCGACTGGGACGTCGGGATGAGCCTCGACGCCGTCACCCTGGCCAATCACGTCGACACTATGGTCCTCTGTACCGGCGACGGCGACTTCTCGCGGCTGTGTTCGCACCTCAGGCACGAGGGCGTCCGGCCGGAGGTGATGGCCTTCGAGTCCTCGACCGCGGAGGAGTTGGTCGACGCCGCGGACAGCTTTCTCGATCTCGAGACGGATAGCGACCGATTCCTCCTCTGA
- a CDS encoding PUA domain-containing protein: MSDATAVDSLGVVADYQFGAGAGRALFAPGESRTITRTGSGRPQQVHVDGDRVVSYGTDGRFTLGIEGGRRLASTFDAPRARVIVDDESEPFVRDGKNVFAKFVCDVDPAIRTGDEVVVAHEDDTLLAVGRAELDAESVRDFETGMAVKVRESVGAADA, encoded by the coding sequence ATGAGTGACGCCACTGCGGTGGACTCGCTCGGCGTCGTCGCCGACTACCAGTTCGGCGCGGGCGCCGGACGCGCCCTCTTCGCGCCGGGCGAATCGCGGACGATCACGCGAACCGGCAGCGGGCGCCCCCAGCAGGTCCACGTCGACGGCGACCGCGTGGTTTCCTACGGCACCGACGGCCGCTTCACGCTCGGCATCGAGGGCGGGCGACGACTCGCATCGACGTTCGACGCGCCGCGGGCGCGCGTGATCGTCGACGACGAGAGCGAACCGTTCGTCCGCGACGGCAAGAACGTCTTCGCGAAGTTCGTCTGCGACGTCGATCCGGCGATCCGGACGGGCGACGAAGTCGTCGTCGCACACGAGGACGACACGCTGCTGGCCGTCGGGCGGGCGGAACTCGACGCCGAATCCGTCCGCGACTTCGAGACGGGGATGGCGGTGAAGGTGCGCGAGAGCGTCGGCGCGGCCGACGCCTGA
- a CDS encoding nascent polypeptide-associated complex protein — MFGGGGGLDPRKMEQMMDQMGIDMDELDAEEVIIRTADRELVFESPDVTKMDARGQETYQVIGSPNERERGAGGDEAGGASAGGFDEEDVELVATRTGAGEDAAREALEATDGDLAAAVARLE; from the coding sequence ATGTTCGGGGGAGGCGGCGGACTCGACCCGCGGAAGATGGAACAGATGATGGACCAGATGGGCATCGACATGGACGAACTCGATGCCGAGGAGGTGATCATCCGGACGGCCGACCGCGAACTCGTCTTCGAGTCGCCGGACGTCACCAAGATGGACGCCCGCGGCCAGGAGACCTACCAGGTCATCGGCTCGCCGAACGAGCGCGAGCGCGGCGCCGGCGGCGACGAAGCGGGCGGCGCGAGCGCCGGCGGCTTCGACGAGGAGGACGTCGAACTCGTCGCGACGCGGACCGGCGCCGGCGAAGACGCGGCGCGCGAGGCGCTGGAAGCGACCGACGGCGACCTGGCGGCGGCCGTCGCCCGGCTGGAGTGA
- a CDS encoding 50S ribosomal protein L11 methyltransferase, translating to MTVLVVYEDREYLVEPGEEFGTDLGVLEVPADVEPGQTIETHLGTEFRVRRLRGPDLFHHFERTGAPMVPRDVGLIIGETGVCTGDRVLDAGTGTGVLAAAMARVGASVCTYERDPDFADVARENMELGDVSDSVDVRTGDLTAELDAVADADPFDVLTLDTGDAPTIVERAPDLLVEGGFLAVYSPFVETTREVVKAATEAGLADVRTRETIQREMDFDDRGSRPSTAPVGHTGYLTIARND from the coding sequence GTGACGGTCCTCGTCGTCTACGAGGACCGCGAGTACCTCGTCGAACCGGGCGAGGAGTTCGGCACCGACCTCGGCGTGCTCGAGGTCCCCGCGGACGTCGAACCGGGCCAGACGATCGAGACGCACCTCGGCACCGAGTTCCGCGTCCGACGCCTTCGCGGTCCCGACCTCTTTCATCACTTCGAGCGGACGGGCGCCCCGATGGTCCCGCGCGACGTCGGCCTGATCATCGGCGAGACGGGCGTCTGCACCGGCGATCGCGTCCTCGACGCGGGCACCGGGACGGGCGTCCTCGCGGCCGCGATGGCCCGCGTCGGCGCGTCGGTCTGTACCTACGAGCGCGACCCCGACTTCGCCGACGTCGCCCGCGAGAACATGGAACTGGGCGACGTCTCCGACTCGGTCGACGTCAGGACGGGCGACCTGACCGCGGAACTCGACGCCGTCGCCGACGCCGACCCCTTCGACGTTCTCACGCTCGACACCGGCGACGCCCCGACGATCGTCGAACGCGCTCCCGACCTCCTCGTGGAGGGCGGCTTCCTCGCCGTCTACAGCCCCTTCGTCGAGACGACCCGCGAGGTAGTCAAGGCGGCTACCGAGGCCGGTCTCGCCGACGTTCGGACCCGCGAGACCATCCAGCGCGAGATGGACTTCGACGACCGCGGCTCGCGGCCCTCGACCGCCCCGGTCGGGCACACGGGCTATCTCACGATCGCGCGCAACGACTGA
- a CDS encoding transcription factor S, producing the protein MEFCDDCGSMMKADDGLWVCGNCDYTKPKGDTDAYVVTDDQEASEVIESSDETSLPETDERCPECGNDRARWYLQQIRSADESETRFFICTECEHKWREDDH; encoded by the coding sequence ATGGAGTTTTGCGACGACTGCGGCTCGATGATGAAAGCCGACGACGGCCTGTGGGTCTGTGGCAACTGCGACTACACGAAACCAAAAGGCGACACCGACGCCTACGTGGTCACCGACGACCAGGAGGCGAGCGAAGTCATCGAATCCTCCGACGAGACGTCGCTGCCCGAAACGGACGAACGGTGCCCCGAGTGCGGCAACGACCGCGCCCGCTGGTACCTCCAGCAGATCCGCTCGGCCGACGAATCCGAGACCCGATTCTTCATCTGCACCGAGTGCGAGCACAAGTGGCGCGAGGACGACCACTAA
- a CDS encoding DUF5789 family protein, translating into MVTIQLNELTDRLETLSYPASKRRVSDEIGETTLQLADGETTIDETLELVGTDRFDSENELESELLGSLPRSAVGEPYQSEGEG; encoded by the coding sequence ATGGTCACGATCCAGCTGAACGAATTGACGGACCGACTGGAGACCCTCTCGTACCCCGCGTCGAAGCGGCGCGTCTCGGACGAGATCGGCGAGACGACGCTGCAACTGGCCGACGGCGAGACGACGATCGACGAGACGCTCGAGCTGGTCGGCACGGACCGATTCGACAGCGAGAACGAACTCGAGTCGGAGCTCCTCGGCTCGCTCCCGCGCTCCGCCGTCGGCGAACCGTACCAGTCCGAAGGCGAGGGCTAA
- a CDS encoding MFS transporter: MRRSVRQGVRSMFDVDPRVFALAFARLADGVGNSFLVIVIPLYVASDVVTGATYGLAPAMIIGIILSLYGLLNSLAQPFSGRLSDRHGARKRYILVGLGGLAATNFSYLFADSYVALVGIRALQGVSVAFIVPTSVALVNELAATGRRGGSMGVYNTFRLVGFGAGPVVAGAIVSAGPYDVSLGDAGLVLSGFELTFLIATAAALVSFAMVGVLITDPERTRAAAGGSPSIRWRDPRGEHLLNPVITLGLATLFMTIGIAVFAPIQNEVNARLGQGSTWFGLQFSAFVLAQIVLQTPIGSASDRVGRRPFILWGMVLLVPATLAQGVVTTSGAMLLARLGQGIAGAMVFAPGLALAGDLAPEGESGTTLSVLTMAFGFGIAIGPLVSGFLVGLGFVVPFAFAAGLAALGAVLVATQVEETLDDGDRSVDIDG; this comes from the coding sequence ATGCGACGGTCGGTCCGGCAGGGCGTTCGGTCGATGTTCGACGTCGATCCGCGGGTGTTCGCCCTGGCGTTCGCGCGACTCGCCGACGGGGTCGGGAACTCGTTTCTGGTGATCGTGATCCCGCTGTACGTCGCGAGCGACGTCGTCACCGGGGCGACGTACGGCCTCGCGCCGGCGATGATCATCGGGATCATCCTCTCGCTGTACGGCCTGCTCAACAGTCTCGCACAGCCGTTTTCCGGCCGGCTCTCCGATCGCCACGGGGCGAGAAAGCGCTACATTCTGGTGGGGCTGGGCGGGCTGGCGGCGACGAATTTCAGTTACCTGTTCGCCGATTCCTACGTCGCCCTCGTCGGTATCCGAGCGTTGCAGGGCGTCAGCGTGGCGTTCATCGTCCCGACGTCGGTCGCGCTGGTGAACGAACTCGCCGCGACCGGCCGGCGCGGCGGGAGCATGGGCGTCTACAACACCTTCCGGCTGGTCGGGTTCGGGGCTGGCCCCGTCGTGGCCGGCGCGATCGTCTCGGCCGGTCCGTACGACGTTTCGCTCGGCGACGCGGGGCTGGTGCTCTCGGGGTTCGAACTTACGTTCCTGATCGCCACCGCGGCGGCGCTGGTGAGTTTCGCGATGGTGGGCGTCCTCATCACCGACCCGGAACGCACCCGGGCCGCGGCGGGCGGCTCGCCGTCGATCCGATGGCGCGATCCCCGGGGCGAGCACCTGCTGAACCCCGTCATCACGCTCGGCCTGGCGACGCTGTTCATGACGATCGGGATCGCCGTCTTCGCGCCGATCCAGAACGAGGTCAACGCTCGCCTCGGCCAGGGCTCGACCTGGTTCGGCCTGCAGTTCTCGGCGTTCGTCCTCGCCCAGATCGTCCTCCAGACGCCGATCGGGAGCGCGAGCGATCGGGTCGGCCGTCGGCCGTTCATCCTCTGGGGGATGGTCCTGCTCGTCCCCGCGACGCTCGCCCAGGGCGTCGTCACCACCTCCGGTGCGATGCTCCTCGCCCGACTGGGCCAGGGGATCGCTGGCGCGATGGTCTTCGCCCCGGGGCTCGCGCTCGCCGGCGACCTCGCGCCCGAGGGCGAATCCGGGACGACGCTGTCGGTGCTCACGATGGCCTTCGGCTTCGGCATCGCCATCGGCCCCCTGGTCTCGGGCTTCCTCGTCGGGCTCGGCTTCGTCGTCCCGTTCGCCTTCGCCGCCGGACTGGCGGCGCTCGGCGCGGTCCTCGTCGCCACGCAGGTCGAGGAGACGCTCGACGACGGGGACAGGTCGGTCGATATAGACGGCTGA
- a CDS encoding DUF5797 family protein, translating to MTLSEEALDRLADVVELQPTKNSELQDRWELDSGSDVHQYLESELSEYYFRDDDSLIRATPEAADLVDVEPGVESDPEGGSIPSKISVDELQSAILSVVPGPDERSASVVAILQRVRAETDFDPDVEDVRAGLKRLRRTGVVDVEYRTVPTYRLAAERSDIDVNVTESA from the coding sequence ATGACCCTCTCCGAGGAGGCGCTGGATCGACTCGCGGACGTGGTGGAGCTCCAACCGACGAAGAACAGCGAGCTCCAGGACCGGTGGGAACTCGACAGCGGCAGCGACGTCCACCAGTACCTCGAGTCGGAACTGTCCGAGTACTACTTCCGCGACGACGACAGCCTCATCAGGGCCACCCCGGAGGCGGCGGACCTGGTCGACGTCGAGCCGGGCGTCGAGAGCGACCCCGAGGGCGGATCGATCCCCTCGAAGATCAGCGTCGACGAGTTGCAGTCGGCGATCCTTTCGGTCGTCCCCGGACCCGACGAGCGATCGGCGAGCGTGGTCGCGATCCTCCAGCGCGTCCGCGCGGAGACGGACTTCGATCCGGACGTCGAGGACGTGCGTGCCGGCCTGAAGCGGTTGCGACGGACGGGCGTCGTCGACGTGGAGTACCGGACGGTGCCGACGTACCGCCTGGCGGCCGAGCGATCCGATATCGACGTGAACGTCACGGAATCCGCGTGA
- a CDS encoding DUF5786 family protein gives MGWGRYDESLHQEDVGDESDADDIVDVHENDHAGTVSDETESSTDELLGQLQRIKETGESE, from the coding sequence ATGGGCTGGGGCCGATACGACGAGTCACTCCACCAGGAGGACGTCGGTGACGAATCCGACGCGGACGATATCGTGGACGTACACGAGAACGACCACGCGGGCACCGTCAGTGACGAGACCGAGAGTTCGACCGACGAGCTGCTCGGCCAGTTGCAGCGCATCAAAGAGACCGGGGAATCCGAATAG
- a CDS encoding GNAT family N-acetyltransferase translates to MSLEVRRLDSIESVNENQWNNVVEQSEHGCAYHRYGWLRAVERGTGRDPRHLLVSKKDNPVAVLPNFVTELGPVSQLTSIKPGYGGPIAMTDEAAALELLLDELADLCSGRILFNAFRTYDQSYVGYQDVLSERGYEVTVLSCRFTLDLTRGWDALFADMDGERRRDIRRGNDQSVEVVSEPITEESLAEFYDDYVRVMDRVGMPTLPRPFVLELASLEGRIELFSLRVDGAHAGSYLYLLDEEQSTLQHLFTAVTEDHFEFHAPALLHEHAIKWGIDEGYETYELRGSAPDFRTGVYRFKSQFGANAIPLLVWERGRPAPALSALRAGRSIYRRYLQ, encoded by the coding sequence ATGAGTCTCGAGGTACGCCGGCTCGACAGCATCGAGTCGGTAAACGAGAACCAGTGGAATAACGTCGTCGAGCAGTCCGAACACGGCTGCGCCTACCACCGGTACGGCTGGCTCCGGGCCGTCGAGCGGGGAACCGGACGGGACCCGAGACACCTCCTCGTCTCGAAGAAGGATAATCCCGTGGCGGTACTCCCGAACTTCGTCACCGAGTTGGGGCCCGTTTCGCAATTGACGTCCATCAAACCGGGCTACGGCGGCCCTATCGCCATGACCGACGAGGCGGCGGCTCTCGAACTGCTTCTGGACGAACTCGCGGACCTGTGTAGCGGGCGTATCCTCTTCAACGCCTTCCGGACCTACGACCAGTCGTACGTCGGCTATCAGGACGTCCTCAGCGAACGGGGATACGAGGTGACGGTGCTCTCCTGTCGTTTCACGCTCGACCTGACGCGGGGGTGGGACGCGCTATTCGCGGATATGGACGGCGAGCGGCGGCGAGACATCCGTCGCGGTAACGATCAGTCCGTCGAGGTCGTCTCCGAACCGATCACCGAGGAGTCCCTCGCCGAGTTCTACGACGACTACGTCCGGGTGATGGACCGCGTCGGCATGCCGACGCTCCCGCGACCGTTCGTTCTCGAACTCGCTTCGCTGGAGGGCCGAATCGAACTATTCTCGTTGCGGGTCGACGGGGCCCACGCCGGATCGTACCTGTACCTCCTCGACGAGGAGCAATCGACGCTGCAACACCTGTTCACCGCCGTCACCGAGGACCACTTCGAATTCCACGCGCCCGCGCTGCTCCACGAACACGCAATCAAGTGGGGAATCGACGAAGGCTACGAGACCTACGAGTTGCGCGGCTCGGCTCCCGACTTCCGAACTGGCGTCTACCGGTTCAAATCCCAGTTCGGGGCGAACGCGATCCCGTTACTCGTCTGGGAGCGAGGCCGACCGGCCCCCGCGCTTTCGGCGTTGCGAGCGGGGCGGTCGATCTACCGACGGTACCTCCAGTGA
- a CDS encoding proline dehydrogenase family protein: MIPPLASRFVAGESIPAAVAHVERLNDAGIAAAVNNLGSHVEAYERAADATRTYQTLATTLADDDLAASIAVKPTQLGLDLGEDAFRESIRTIVTTADRKNVDVWIDMEEPETVDATLDAFESLSETFGDSVGVCLQADLHRTPDDLERIAGRSGKLRLVKGGAYDVGPGRAYQDRSRIDSAYRELLESAFEMVDNGLAVATHDPEMIDHATALHDRCGTDFEIQMLMGVRTKAQSELADAYTVTQYVPYGEQWQRWFLNRARSNLRFATRAVGGAIVDAASGVVAGSNDRHTRS, translated from the coding sequence ATGATTCCGCCCCTGGCGAGTCGATTCGTCGCCGGAGAGTCGATCCCGGCTGCGGTCGCCCACGTGGAGCGGCTGAACGACGCCGGGATCGCCGCCGCGGTGAACAACCTGGGCTCCCACGTCGAAGCGTACGAACGGGCGGCGGACGCCACCCGGACGTATCAGACGTTGGCAACGACACTCGCCGATGACGATCTGGCGGCGAGCATCGCCGTCAAACCGACGCAACTGGGACTCGACCTCGGCGAGGACGCGTTCAGGGAGTCGATCAGGACCATCGTGACAACGGCCGACCGCAAGAACGTAGACGTGTGGATCGACATGGAGGAGCCGGAGACGGTGGATGCAACGCTGGATGCCTTCGAGTCACTGTCCGAAACGTTCGGCGACAGCGTGGGCGTCTGCCTGCAGGCCGATCTGCACCGGACCCCCGACGATCTCGAACGGATCGCCGGCCGGTCGGGAAAACTCAGGCTCGTCAAAGGCGGCGCGTACGACGTGGGTCCCGGTCGGGCGTACCAGGATCGGTCGCGGATCGATAGTGCCTACCGCGAACTGCTCGAGAGCGCGTTCGAGATGGTCGATAACGGCCTCGCCGTAGCCACGCACGATCCGGAGATGATCGACCACGCGACCGCGCTGCACGATAGATGCGGCACGGACTTCGAGATACAGATGCTAATGGGCGTGCGAACGAAAGCGCAATCCGAGCTCGCCGATGCGTACACCGTCACCCAGTACGTCCCCTACGGCGAGCAGTGGCAGCGGTGGTTCCTCAACCGGGCGCGCAGCAACCTCCGGTTCGCCACCCGCGCGGTCGGCGGCGCGATCGTCGACGCGGCCTCGGGAGTCGTAGCCGGGAGTAACGACCGCCACACCCGGTCATAA